The Candidatus Flexicrinis proximus sequence GGCGATCCGGCTCACGCCATCGACGAGGCGATCGTCGCTGCCCGCCGCGACAGCAAGCGCCTGCTGGCGCGGATCGATGCCGTGCGCGATTTGAAGGGCAGCCCATGAGCAAGGCGATCATCGTCACCGACTTTGCCTACAAGGGACCTAAGCGTATGGGTCGCGGCACTGGCCGGCAGGGGCTGAGGGCGACGCTCAAATATCTGCAATACCGCGATAAGCCGAACAACCATCTCGCGCAGAGTAAGGGATACGAGCGCTGGCAGGATCGCGGCCTGGGCGGAATTACGGCGACATCTTCAAGAGGACTGGCTTGGACGTGGGTGATCTCGCCGGCCCCGGATTTGATGGAATTGGTGCCGGAAAATCAGCGACGCACGTTGATGTACGAACTGACCAACCGCGTTGTCGAGGATTACTACACCGAGCGCGGCCTCGATGTGCCGGAATACAGCTTTGTCATGCACTGCGCCAGGACCAAAGCCAAATACGGCGAACCGGCGCGCGATCACCTGCACACGCACGTCATCCTGCCCGGTACGGTACCGTCCACCGCCGATCGGCTGCCGGTCTACAACAACGCGACGAAAGGTCATGACCGGCTGTTCCGCGAGATCGCCTCGCGCCATTTCGCCGAGGCGCTTGATCTGCGGATCGGCCAGGAATGGCGGCGACTGCGCGAAATACCGGCACCGGAGCGCGATGCCGACGGCCAGATCGACCTCGACGCGTATTTCTCACGGTAGATCGCATCCGTTGGTCTACTGGCTGTTCACCGATGGACGCGAGGCGCTGACCCGGCTCATCTGGCCGCTGCTGTGCCTGACGCCGATTGTGCTGGTGGCGACAGCGGGGACGCTGGGCGCAGGCATTCGCCGTGACGGCGGTGAAAACGCCGGCCCATCCGGCCGCAGCCGCCGGATGCTTGCCGTAACGCAGGCGGTCGTCATCACGACGGTCACCGCGCTGTATCTCACGCTTTTGGGCGAACAAGCCGTAAGACGCGGCAGAAATGCAGCGAACGGACTAATCGACGCCATCACCGGTGCGCCGCGCGGGACCGACAGCACGCGGCTGTTCCTGTTCGCGGCGATGCTGGCTTTTGCACTGATCGTCGCCAGCCTCGCATTACACGCGGCGCTGCGAGACGGCGGCTGGCTGCGCGAGCGCATCGACCGGCTGCGGACGCCGGCCGTGAAACGCGGCGCGCTCGGGTCATCACACTTCTGCACCCTGCGCGAATACCGGCGTTTCCGCCGTCCGGAGGCCGAAGGGCCTGGTGCTGCTCGGTGCGTTCTGGGGCGAGCGAAAGCGGCGGTTGGATGTGGGGACGGGGCGTTTGTGCCTGGGCGGCGAAGACATCGCGCGCGGGCTGCTGACGCTTGGCGGACCGGGTTCCGGCAAGACCCAGGGCATCATCCTGCCGGCCATCGCCGACCGCATGCTGGTCGGTCACTCGCTGATCATCGCCGACCCGCAGGGCGAGCTGACCGCCCACGTCTTGCAGTACGCGGCCGTCACCCGTCACCTGGTCGTGGTCCACGATCCGACCAGCGCCGCAGGGCCGCGTTACAACCTGGTCGAAGGCATCGACAACGTCTCCGACGCGCGCTCGATCTCGGACGTGCTGGTGCCGACGGTGTTGGGCGACAACCGTTTCTGGACCGACAGCGCCGCAGCCTTACTCGCGGCCTGCCTGATCCGCTTCAGCAACCTCGGGGCGATCTACAGCGCGATGCGAGACGTGAAGACGCTGGCCAAGGCGCTGACATCAAAACGCGACGACGCCGCGCTGCTGGCCAACAGCTTTGCCGCCTCGGTCGGGACCGACGGCAAGGTGGCAGCCAATATCATCGCCACGCTGGCGACCGCGCTGACCGGCTGGGCGTCGACCGACGTGCGGGCCAATACGTCCGTCTCGGATTTCGACGCCGAGATGATCGTCCAGCAGCCCACGGTGATCGTCCTGACCTGTCCGGGCCGGATGCGCGCGGTCTATGCCTCGTATCTCGGCGCGACGCTGCGCAAGCTGATGCTCGACCTCGACACGATCGGCGAGCGCAGCGGAGGGCCGCTGCCGGTGCCGGTCGGCGTGATCCTCGATGAATTCCCGACGCTCGGCAAGCTCGACAGCCTGGTCGCGGACGTCAACCTGGTCCGCAAGCGGCGCATCTCGATCCTGATCGGCGCGCAGACCAAGGGACAGTTCGAGATGATCTACGGCCACGAAGGGACGCAGGCGCTGTTTACCGGGCTGGCGACGCAGGTCGTTTATGGCGGCTGCGATGCCGACACCGCCGAGTTCTACAGCAAGGCCAGCGGCACCGCGACGACCGACACGAATATGGACGATCTGCACAGCCGCCTGCAGCACCGGCCGCTGCTGACGATCGACGAGGTGATCACGCCGCAGGTCGGCAACTGCACGATCTTCGCGCGCTATGTCGAGGCGGGATTCGCCACGCAGGTGATCCTGAACGCGCGCCTGACACGGCTCTACGAGCGCGACGATTGGAAGCGGCGGCTTGTTGAAATCTCTGGTGATGCCCTGCGCCTTGAACGCGGCGTCGATTTGCATAGTCCCGTTGAAAGGCAGGTCCCGTCCGAAGCGCGGCCGGAAGTGGACGAAGACGACCCGAAATCGGTTGAGATTGCGACGCGGAGCGTCCTTGCTGCGATTCCCAGGGAGCCTGTATTCACGATGCCAGCCAAAGTGAAATCCGTTTCCGTCGGCGAAATGCGTGCGCGGCGCAAAGCCGGGATGAACCAGGAGAGACTGCTATGAGCCTGAACAAGAAGACGATGGTACGTGAAGTCGGCCGCCGCACACGCCTGAGTAACCGCGATGTGCAGGCGGTCATCGAGACGTTGATCGAGGTGTGGACGGAGGAACTCGTCGCCGGAGGACGGATCGAGATTGAGAATTTCATGGTGATGACAACGCATCCAGCAAACAAGCGCGTACTGGTGAGAATAAGCGACAGCCTGCGAAAGCGAATTCAGCTTACACTAGAGGAATAGGACAGGGCCTATGTCCCGATGCGTCGCAGTGGCGTGGGCAGCGGGTACATTCCGCCTTGGGTTATCTCAGCCCCTGCGCATTTGAGCAGCTCGCTTGCCCGTGACATTCTGCCCGACCGTTGAATCGGGGTTAGGTCAAGACTCTTGCAAGTGAAATTGCACATGACCTTATCTCAGATAACAGCGGTTTAATAGTTGCATGGCACGATGTGAAAATTGAGCAGCATAGTGAAGTTGGCGGAGTCGCGGATCTTAACTGGCTAATTCCTGACAAGTCGACCTTGACGATTGTTTATGAGAATTTAAAAACACCTCAAAAGCAAATTGATCTCTCGTCTGAATGGATGCTAAGTATAGAGCTTGAGAAACAGGCCGAGATTGGTGCGGGCGTGGAGGCGTTGACGCGGGACATCTGGGATGAAATCAGGCGAATAGATTGGGCAAAATATAAGTTCTCTGATGAGCATTCTCCAGATCTTTTGCGCTTAATTCAAGAACTGGTTGCTGAGGACAAAACGATCCGGTGGAATGCGTCTGCCGGAATTTCCGACTTACTTCAACTGGCAGTTGAACGGCAATTAAATGACTTACCTTTCGACATAGCGCCAATATTGATCCAGCTATTGGCATCACCTGAAACCCCGCAAAAATCTTTGGTTTCTGGACTGCTAATAGATCTGATAGGCTATAGCGATGTCGTTGACTTGAAGTCTCTAGAAGAAGAAGCAATTCGGCTAAAAAGAGCCGTCTGTAGCGGAAGCGGTTTATATAAACAACTCATGGAAGCGACCGTCGATAGTAACCTAAGGGAAGATTTAACATATCTTCTTGAGCAATGTTCAACGTAGTCATCAAGTAATGCACCTCGATCCTTACAAGTATAATTGGAGTCTTGCGGACCGACGTGGCGGATAGATCTGGCGGTAATCCGCACGGCTCAGTTAACGATGGTGGTTTTCGTGTCACGTTGGGAGTGTGCTACAGATCGACAACGTGATCTAGTCTAGGCCGGAAAGAGTCAAATCAAAAGAGAAGATGACATGCGCCTGACTGCTATATCTCTCACATTCGTATGCGTAGCGTCTATCGGCATATCGATTTGGACAATCATAACAGGGCAGACAAATACCAAGTCCTTGCCAATCTCCACAATCACGCCACATACAATGACGGAACCTAATCTAGAAGTGCTCGCTCAGTTTCAGACGTTGTTTGTGCTAGATGACGGATGCATTCTGCCTTGCTTTGCTGGATTG is a genomic window containing:
- a CDS encoding type IV secretory system conjugative DNA transfer family protein, which translates into the protein MGTGRLCLGGEDIARGLLTLGGPGSGKTQGIILPAIADRMLVGHSLIIADPQGELTAHVLQYAAVTRHLVVVHDPTSAAGPRYNLVEGIDNVSDARSISDVLVPTVLGDNRFWTDSAAALLAACLIRFSNLGAIYSAMRDVKTLAKALTSKRDDAALLANSFAASVGTDGKVAANIIATLATALTGWASTDVRANTSVSDFDAEMIVQQPTVIVLTCPGRMRAVYASYLGATLRKLMLDLDTIGERSGGPLPVPVGVILDEFPTLGKLDSLVADVNLVRKRRISILIGAQTKGQFEMIYGHEGTQALFTGLATQVVYGGCDADTAEFYSKASGTATTDTNMDDLHSRLQHRPLLTIDEVITPQVGNCTIFARYVEAGFATQVILNARLTRLYERDDWKRRLVEISGDALRLERGVDLHSPVERQVPSEARPEVDEDDPKSVEIATRSVLAAIPREPVFTMPAKVKSVSVGEMRARRKAGMNQERLL
- a CDS encoding HU family DNA-binding protein, translated to MSLNKKTMVREVGRRTRLSNRDVQAVIETLIEVWTEELVAGGRIEIENFMVMTTHPANKRVLVRISDSLRKRIQLTLEE